The stretch of DNA ACATCATCACTAATCCATAAACCATTATCTTCATCAAATAGATTTTGAATTTTTGCAAATAACTCAACATTTTGATAAGTATATGAAGTTCCCAAATCAGTAGAATTATATGCTTCTTGCTTTTGATTAAAATTATTTGCAAAATCATCTGCAGCATAAGCACTATTTCTATATGTATGAGATAATACTGTATTTAGATTGTTTATATCATAACCTAAATTAACAGTAATATTATGTTTTGAAACTCCAGGTAAATCTTTGCCATTATAAGTTCCATTTCCTTCGTTTTCTTCATCTATTTTTGCAATAATATATGAATAGTTTAGAGAAGTATATAAATTATCATTTATTAAATATTTGTCAAAAACTTCTAGACCATATTTATGTGATTTATCTATATTTGTATTAAAAGAAGTTGCCCAACTTCCAGTATTATAATAGTAAATTTCATTTTTTAAATCAGCTCTAAATAAAGATAATTTTAATTTATTATTTTTTCGAATATTATTATATCCAACTGTGTAATTATTTACTTTTGAAGGTTCAATAAAATCATTAAATAAACCATTACTAAAAAATTTATCTATGTCTGGTGCTTGAAAAGATTTATTATAATTTGCAAAAATAGATGAGATATTATCTAATTGATAATTTATCCCTAAATCATAAGCATTTAAGTATTCATCATTTTTTAAAGTATCTGCACCATTTGGTTCATATTTATATTCAACATTTTCTCTTCTAACTCCAGATGATACTTTTAAGTCATCACTAATATTATATTCTCCTGAAACAAAAACTGCTTTATTATTTTTATTTGTTATATCAGAAGTTCCTATTCTATCACCATCAAAACCATCAACTCCAAGTAATACTTTATAGTTATTTTCTTGATAATTTAACTTTGAAACAAAAGATTTATACTCATATTTTGATTTAAAAGTTGTAAATTCACTTCTTTTATCTTCATCACTATACGAAGATTCTAATGATAAGTTTGGGTTAAAATTATATTTAAATCCACCTGTTGTCACATAAGAACTTAAATATTGTTCAGTAAAACTATTTGCTTTATTTGGATTATTTTTATATTCATCTAATGTTAATGAACCAGCATATTTAGTATCCATATTTGAATAATTTCTTGCTAAATTTAGTTCTAAATCATCTGTTGGAAAATAAATAATATTGAAATTTTTATTTTTATTATAATTTTCATCTTTATCATCGTTTAAATCAACTCTTGTTCCATCTGTTGAAGTATAATCAATTAAAGCATTAGCTATTATTTTTTCATAATTAAATCCTAAACTTGCTGTTGCATTTTTAGTTCCATTATTTCCAACATAAGATTTAATATAATTATCATTTTTACCATTTGTTATTATATTTATAACTCCAGCATTTGCCCCATCTCCGAAAGCCACAGAACCTGAACCTTTGAGAATTTCTATTCTTTCAATACTCTCTATTGGAATAGAACTTAATAATTGAGGTGCTGAATCAATATTATTCATTCTTCTTCCATTAACAAGAACAACAACATTTTCACCACCATTAGCTATACCATAACCTCTTAAATCTAATAATTGAGAAAAACCATTACCAAAATATGGACTTACATTAACTGAAGTTTGTGATGATAAAAAATCATATACATCTTTTGATTTAGAACTTTTAATATCTTCTTTTGTATAGATTTCAGTTGCAAATGTTGCACTTTTTTCATCTGATTTAATAAGTGATGAAGTAACCGTAATAGTTTCTAAATTTTGAGCTGAATAAAGGTTTGATGTTGCTAGAAGAAAGCTTGCAACTAAGCTTGTAGATATTTTTTTTTGCATTATTAATTTTCCTAATTTTTATGTTTTATATATTATTGTTTGTAGAATATAGATTGATTGGTTTTAATTGTTTTAATAGTAATAATTTATTGATTTTTGGCATAGTATTTACTAAAATTGCGTGAATTGTACAGTTTATAGATTGCAGTTTTCTATTAACAGTTGCTGCTAGGATTCCAAAAAAACTAAAATATCTTCTTGTTTTATTAATCATAATTTCTCCTTTCTTAAAAATTTTATTTTTTATTTAAATATGACAACTTAAAATTGATTTTGTTGGATCTACCAAATATTCATAACCTAAATAAGCTATATAAATTCCAAAAGTTATAACCAAAATTGAAGCTAGTTTTATAAATAGATCTCTAAGATTTGTTTGTTTGAAAACTCCTACAAAAAATCCCAAAGAAAAAAGAGCAGGAAGTGTGCTCAGACCAAATATAAGCATTACAAAAGCTCCCCAAAATGCACTTCCAGTACTTGCAGCTGTAATTGCAAAAACATATACAAAACCACAAGGAAGCAAACCATTTAACATTCCAAGTAAATAAAAACTAAATAGTGATTGAGAACCTAAAAGTGCTTTAAAAGTATTTTGATAAAGTGGTGATTTTGAACAGCTATGTTCTAACATCGTTAAAAATTTAATTTTCCCAAGAAGTGAAAGTCCAACTAAAACCATCATAAAACCAGTGATTAGTAAAAAAATTCCACTTGTTAAATTATCAAATGTTACAACGCCACCAACAAGCCCAAATAAAGCCCCAAGTATCATATAAGTTGTAATTCTTCCAAAAGAATAAAGTAAATGTGCAAGAGCCTGAACTTGTTTTGTCCAATCATTTTTTATTTTTGTACTTGAATATGCGATTACAATTCCACCACACATTCCAACACAATGTCCAAATGAACCTAAAAATGCTATAGAAATAATTGTTATTATGCTAATTGTTTCCATTATTTCCTAACAACTCTTTTTTAATGTATGGATTTCTTAAATCTTCATTTCTTAAAACTTTCAAACCCATTTCTTCAAAGCTTATAAAACCATCTTGTTTTTGTTCATAAGCCCCAAATCCATATCCCATGGGTGTAATATCTGTTCTACTAAACCAAGCAGATTTTGCATCAATATATTTTTTTGTATCTTTTGTCATAACCCAAATTTTTGCACTATTTTTAAAAGGTTTATCTTTTAACCAGTTTGCAAGTCCACCGTGATCATGAAAAAACCAAGTTTTTCCATCATTTGAAATAACTTGAGATACATAAGTCATATCTTCAATTGTCATTCCACAATCACTATCTTGATATTTTCCAAGAACTATTTCAAGAGGTGTTTGAGTAGTATTTCCTTCTTTTAAAACAACCATTTGTTTTTTATTTGACATGGATAAAAATATTATAATTATTATTGCAATTATTACGATTAGGGTAAGAACAGGTAAGATTTTTTTCATTTAAACTCCAAAATAGAATTCGTATTATATTCACTTGTATATAAAATTTGGTTTATTGGTAGTAAAAAAAAGGCTTCACATGGGAACTTGTGAAGCCGTATTCAAATCTATTTAAGTGTATAGGATACCAAATAAATGTATTTAGTAGTAGGAGGATTTAATATAAATATCCTATAAGTAGAATTCTAGCAACTCAATTATTAAAATAAGATAAAATTTATCCTCTTTAATTACTTTTTTTTATTTTTTTAATCTTACTTTAGAATTTAAAGAATATAATACAAATATATAATAAAAATAAGGATTAATATTTATGCGTCTGATAATGTTTGATATGGACGGAACACTTATAGATAGTGGTTTCGCTATTACAAATACAATTAACTATGTAAGAACTAATTTGGGATTTGAAAAATTAGAAAAAAACTATATTCTAGAAAAAGTAAATGACCCAGCTATAAATGCAGCTGAGTTTTTTTATGGAACAAAAGAGTTTACACCACAACAAACAAAACTTTTTGAAGAGTATTACAATATCCATTGTTTGACAGATTTAGTTGTTTATGATGGAATTTCTAAATTAATTGATGATTTAAGTAAAGATTTTACTTTAACAGTTGCAACAAATGCAAACTCTGATTATGCACATAAAATGTTAAATCATGTGGGACTTGGACACTATTTTAAAACCATTTTAGGTTATGATAGTGTAAAAAATCCAAAACCACATCCAGAAATGGTAAATAAAATACTTGATATTCATAATGTTTCAAACTCTAATGCCCAATTAATTGGAGATTCACATAAAGATATAATGGCAGCCTCAAGAGCAGGAGTTGATTCTGTTTTAGTGAATTGGGGATTTTCAAATCACAAAAATGACGCAATAGAAACAGTTGAAGAGTTAGAAAAAAGAATATTAGAAAAGTTTAAATAAGTAAAATTATGTTAAAAAAAATAAAATCTTTATTTAAAAAAGAGACTTTCCCTTGTATTGTTTGGGATGGAAAAAAAATGAAATATCTAGATTTAACTCAAAAACAAATTGATAAAATGAATAATCAAGGTTTAAGCGTCACAAAAAAAGATGAGTGTTAAAGTTCTATAAACTTATACTCACCTTCTTTTAAATCTTCAACACTAAATCCACCAAAACTAACCCTATGAAGTGATAATACCCTATTTCCAACGCTTGCAAACATTCTTTTTACTTGATGATATTTACCTTCACAAATCTCTAATCGTACATAAGTTGGAGATAATATTTCAAGCTTTGCGGGAAGTAGTGGTTTTTTTTCACCATTTAACATAACTTCACCACTTGCAAAAATCTCTTTTTCATCGCCATTTAGAGGAACTGCTAAAGTTGCTTCATAAACTTTTGAAACATCACTTTTAGGACTTGATAATTTATGATTTAAAGCTCCATCATCTGTAAGAATTATTGCTCCTGTTGTATCAACATCAAGTCTTCCAATAGTAGAAATTTTTGGATTTCTTCTATTCCATCGTTGAGGAATCAAAGCATATATCAAACTTCCAGCATCATTGTGTGAGCAAATAAATCCTGAGGGTTTATTTAATAAAATTGTAATTGTTTCAGGATCAAGTGCTTCATTGTTAACTTTTATATCATTATGATATGCCTTTATTGATGGGTCAAAAACTCTTGTATCTTTTACATAAAGTTCATAAATTCGTAAAAATTTCTTAGCTTCACTTCTTGTGCAATATCCTAAACTTGATAGATGTGCATCAATTCTTTTATAACTATTTTGCATATATTAAAATCTCTTTTATTTAAAATTGTTGGATATTAACATCTTTTTCAATAAAATACAAATATGAAACTACTTAATAAAAAAAATAAAATATATTTATTAGATGAAAACAACTTTGATTTTCCAAAACTTGAAATGATGAAAGATGATTTAGTTGCAGTTGGTGGA from Arcobacter suis CECT 7833 encodes:
- a CDS encoding TonB-dependent receptor is translated as MQKKISTSLVASFLLATSNLYSAQNLETITVTSSLIKSDEKSATFATEIYTKEDIKSSKSKDVYDFLSSQTSVNVSPYFGNGFSQLLDLRGYGIANGGENVVVLVNGRRMNNIDSAPQLLSSIPIESIERIEILKGSGSVAFGDGANAGVINIITNGKNDNYIKSYVGNNGTKNATASLGFNYEKIIANALIDYTSTDGTRVDLNDDKDENYNKNKNFNIIYFPTDDLELNLARNYSNMDTKYAGSLTLDEYKNNPNKANSFTEQYLSSYVTTGGFKYNFNPNLSLESSYSDEDKRSEFTTFKSKYEYKSFVSKLNYQENNYKVLLGVDGFDGDRIGTSDITNKNNKAVFVSGEYNISDDLKVSSGVRRENVEYKYEPNGADTLKNDEYLNAYDLGINYQLDNISSIFANYNKSFQAPDIDKFFSNGLFNDFIEPSKVNNYTVGYNNIRKNNKLKLSLFRADLKNEIYYYNTGSWATSFNTNIDKSHKYGLEVFDKYLINDNLYTSLNYSYIIAKIDEENEGNGTYNGKDLPGVSKHNITVNLGYDINNLNTVLSHTYRNSAYAADDFANNFNQKQEAYNSTDLGTSYTYQNVELFAKIQNLFDEDNGLWISDDVIYPVNFERTYYAGMKVKF
- a CDS encoding sulfite exporter TauE/SafE family protein; this encodes METISIITIISIAFLGSFGHCVGMCGGIVIAYSSTKIKNDWTKQVQALAHLLYSFGRITTYMILGALFGLVGGVVTFDNLTSGIFLLITGFMMVLVGLSLLGKIKFLTMLEHSCSKSPLYQNTFKALLGSQSLFSFYLLGMLNGLLPCGFVYVFAITAASTGSAFWGAFVMLIFGLSTLPALFSLGFFVGVFKQTNLRDLFIKLASILVITFGIYIAYLGYEYLVDPTKSILSCHI
- a CDS encoding HAD family hydrolase, coding for MRLIMFDMDGTLIDSGFAITNTINYVRTNLGFEKLEKNYILEKVNDPAINAAEFFYGTKEFTPQQTKLFEEYYNIHCLTDLVVYDGISKLIDDLSKDFTLTVATNANSDYAHKMLNHVGLGHYFKTILGYDSVKNPKPHPEMVNKILDIHNVSNSNAQLIGDSHKDIMAASRAGVDSVLVNWGFSNHKNDAIETVEELEKRILEKFK
- a CDS encoding 16S rRNA pseudouridine(516) synthase, which encodes MQNSYKRIDAHLSSLGYCTRSEAKKFLRIYELYVKDTRVFDPSIKAYHNDIKVNNEALDPETITILLNKPSGFICSHNDAGSLIYALIPQRWNRRNPKISTIGRLDVDTTGAIILTDDGALNHKLSSPKSDVSKVYEATLAVPLNGDEKEIFASGEVMLNGEKKPLLPAKLEILSPTYVRLEICEGKYHQVKRMFASVGNRVLSLHRVSFGGFSVEDLKEGEYKFIEL